The proteins below are encoded in one region of Pongo pygmaeus isolate AG05252 chromosome 20, NHGRI_mPonPyg2-v2.0_pri, whole genome shotgun sequence:
- the ZNF524 gene encoding zinc finger protein 524 isoform X1 yields the protein MRAFVRPLWLWSLMGSPFQGSQYWSALFSWTLSSLKAGSSAQTQAPHCSMDTPSPDPLPSPLPGEEEKPLALPPPVPRGRRGRRPGGATSSNRTLKASLPRKRGRPPKSGQEPPLVQVQGVTAPVGSSGGSDLLLIDDQGVPYTVSEGSAAGPEGSGPRKAPHFCPVCLRAFPYLSDLERHSISHSELKPHQCKVCGKTFKRSSHLRRHCNIHAGLRPFRCPLCPRRFREAGELAHHHRVHSGERPYQCPICRLRFTEANTLRRHAKRKHPEAMGVPLCAPDPGSEPPWDEEGIPATAGAEEEEETEGKGEPA from the exons ATGAGAGCATTCGTGAGGCCTTTATGGCTCTGGAGTTTGATGGGCTCTCCGTTTCAAGGATCACAATACTGGTCTGCACTCTTCAGTTGGACTCTATCCTCTCTGAaag CTGGCTCCAGTGCCCAGACCCAAGCCCCCCACTGCTCAATGGACACCCCCAGCCCAGACCCGTTGCCTTCGCCTTTGCCCGGGGAGGAAGAGAAACCTCTGGCCTTACCTCCTCCTGTTCCCCGGGGCCGCCGAGGCCGTCGTCCTGGGGGAGCCACCTCCTCAAATCGGACACTCAAGGCCTCCCTCCCTCGCAAGCGGGGCCGCCCCCCCAAGTCAGGGCAGGAGCCCCCACTGGTGCAGGTGCAGGGGGTGACAGCCCCAGTAGGCAGCAGTGGCGGGAGCGACCTCCTTCTGATCGATGATCAGGGTGTGCCCTATACGGTCTCTGAAGGTTCAGCGGCTGGGCCTGAGGGCTCCGGCCCCAGGAAGGCCCCACACTTCTGCCCGGTGTGCCTGCGGGCCTTCCCCTACCTCTCCGACCTGGAGCGCCACAGCATCTCGCACTCAGAGCTGAAGCCGCACCAGTGCAAGGTTTGCGGCAAGACCTTCAAGCGCTCCAGCCACCTGCGGCGGCACTGCAACATCCATGCCGGCCTGCGGCCCTTCCGCTGCCCGCTGTGCCCCCGCCGCTTCCGCGAGGCGGGCGAGCTGGCGCACCACCACCGTGTGCACTCGGGGGAGCGCCCGTACCAGTGCCCCATCTGCCGGCTGCGCTTTACAGAGGCCAACACGCTCCGGCGCCATGCCAAGCGCAAGCACCCGGAGGCCATGGGGGTACCCCTGTGTGCACCAGATCCAGGGTCTGAACCGCCGTGGGACGAGGAGGGCATC
- the ZNF524 gene encoding zinc finger protein 524 isoform X2, producing MDTPSPDPLPSPLPGEEEKPLALPPPVPRGRRGRRPGGATSSNRTLKASLPRKRGRPPKSGQEPPLVQVQGVTAPVGSSGGSDLLLIDDQGVPYTVSEGSAAGPEGSGPRKAPHFCPVCLRAFPYLSDLERHSISHSELKPHQCKVCGKTFKRSSHLRRHCNIHAGLRPFRCPLCPRRFREAGELAHHHRVHSGERPYQCPICRLRFTEANTLRRHAKRKHPEAMGVPLCAPDPGSEPPWDEEGIPATAGAEEEEETEGKGEPA from the coding sequence ATGGACACCCCCAGCCCAGACCCGTTGCCTTCGCCTTTGCCCGGGGAGGAAGAGAAACCTCTGGCCTTACCTCCTCCTGTTCCCCGGGGCCGCCGAGGCCGTCGTCCTGGGGGAGCCACCTCCTCAAATCGGACACTCAAGGCCTCCCTCCCTCGCAAGCGGGGCCGCCCCCCCAAGTCAGGGCAGGAGCCCCCACTGGTGCAGGTGCAGGGGGTGACAGCCCCAGTAGGCAGCAGTGGCGGGAGCGACCTCCTTCTGATCGATGATCAGGGTGTGCCCTATACGGTCTCTGAAGGTTCAGCGGCTGGGCCTGAGGGCTCCGGCCCCAGGAAGGCCCCACACTTCTGCCCGGTGTGCCTGCGGGCCTTCCCCTACCTCTCCGACCTGGAGCGCCACAGCATCTCGCACTCAGAGCTGAAGCCGCACCAGTGCAAGGTTTGCGGCAAGACCTTCAAGCGCTCCAGCCACCTGCGGCGGCACTGCAACATCCATGCCGGCCTGCGGCCCTTCCGCTGCCCGCTGTGCCCCCGCCGCTTCCGCGAGGCGGGCGAGCTGGCGCACCACCACCGTGTGCACTCGGGGGAGCGCCCGTACCAGTGCCCCATCTGCCGGCTGCGCTTTACAGAGGCCAACACGCTCCGGCGCCATGCCAAGCGCAAGCACCCGGAGGCCATGGGGGTACCCCTGTGTGCACCAGATCCAGGGTCTGAACCGCCGTGGGACGAGGAGGGCATC